The proteins below are encoded in one region of Streptomyces ficellus:
- a CDS encoding RecB family exonuclease, whose translation MTTSPSSSPSPSPAAAGPSAGAPAPAGPVDLAGPGPGGASGATGSAEGAPGAADGVPGAVLGPRPPASLSPSRASDFMQCPLLYRFRVIDKLPEKPSAAATRGTLVHAVLERLFDDPAVDRTVPRARAMVPGQWTRLLESRPELAELFAGDADGELLARWLAEAEQLVERWFTLEDPTRLEPAERELFVETELDSGLRLRGVIDRVDVAPTGEVRIVDYKTGKAPRPEYSEGALFQMKFYALVVWRLKGVVPRRLQLVYLGSGDVLTYDPVEADLLRVERKLQALWDAIAHATETGDWRPRPTKLCGWCDHQSVCPEFGGTPPVYPLPVVPAQRPDTA comes from the coding sequence ATGACCACGAGCCCGTCCAGCTCCCCGAGCCCGTCGCCCGCCGCCGCCGGGCCGTCCGCCGGTGCGCCAGCCCCCGCCGGTCCGGTGGACCTCGCAGGTCCCGGCCCCGGCGGTGCCTCGGGCGCCACGGGTTCCGCCGAGGGCGCCCCGGGTGCCGCGGACGGTGTGCCGGGCGCCGTGCTGGGGCCGCGGCCGCCCGCTTCGCTCTCGCCGTCGCGGGCCAGCGACTTCATGCAGTGCCCGTTGTTGTACCGCTTCCGGGTGATCGACAAGCTGCCGGAGAAGCCGAGCGCGGCGGCGACGCGGGGCACGCTGGTGCACGCCGTGCTGGAGCGGCTCTTCGACGATCCGGCGGTGGACCGGACGGTGCCGCGGGCCAGGGCGATGGTGCCGGGGCAGTGGACGCGGCTGCTGGAGTCGCGGCCGGAGCTCGCGGAGCTGTTCGCGGGGGACGCGGACGGGGAGCTGCTGGCGCGCTGGCTGGCGGAGGCGGAGCAGCTGGTCGAGCGGTGGTTCACGCTGGAGGACCCGACGCGGCTGGAGCCCGCGGAGCGGGAGCTGTTCGTGGAGACCGAGCTGGACTCGGGGCTGCGACTGCGCGGGGTGATCGACCGGGTCGACGTCGCCCCCACGGGTGAGGTGCGGATCGTCGACTACAAGACGGGCAAGGCCCCGCGCCCGGAGTACAGCGAGGGCGCGCTGTTCCAGATGAAGTTCTACGCCCTGGTGGTCTGGCGGCTGAAGGGCGTGGTGCCGCGCCGGCTCCAGCTGGTGTACCTGGGCAGCGGCGACGTGCTGACGTACGACCCGGTGGAGGCGGACCTGCTGCGGGTGGAGCGCAAGCTCCAGGCCCTGTGGGACGCGATCGCGCACGCCACCGAGACGGGTGACTGGCGGCCGCGTCCGACCAAGCTGTGCGGATGGTGCGACCACCAGTCGGTGTGCCCCGAGTTCGGCGGCACTCCCCCGGTCTATCCGCTGCCGGTCGTCCCGGCGCAGCGCCCGGACACGGCCTAG
- a CDS encoding site-2 protease family protein, with protein MNKDDESGEHSRPRSEPAGTTAPDSGKPQRPREGGGILMGRIFGVPVYVAPSWFLVAALITWVFGGQIERVLPELGNARYLVSLFFAVAFYASVLVHELAHTVAALRFKLPVRRIQLQFFGGVSEIEKECETPGREFVLAFVGPLLSLLLAGVFYGAMYAAEPGTVPGVLLAGLMISNLIVAAFNLLPGLPLDGGRMLRAVVWKITGKPMTGTVAAAWVGRALAVTVLIGLPLLTHTGALGNATEDISGLETVTDALLAAILAAIIWTGAGNSLRMARLREHLPELRARTLTRRAVPVEPATPLSEALRRANEAGARALVVVDGEGEPTALVRETAIVGVPQHRRPWVAVSGLAQDLTEGMRVPADLAGEALLDALRATPATEYLVVEESGAIYGVLSTADVERAFVQAMARPGS; from the coding sequence GTGAACAAGGACGACGAGAGCGGCGAGCACTCCCGCCCGCGGTCCGAGCCGGCCGGAACCACCGCTCCCGACAGCGGAAAGCCGCAGCGGCCGAGGGAAGGCGGCGGCATCCTGATGGGCCGCATCTTCGGCGTGCCCGTGTACGTCGCCCCGAGCTGGTTCCTGGTCGCGGCCCTCATCACCTGGGTGTTCGGCGGCCAGATCGAACGGGTCCTCCCCGAGCTCGGCAACGCCCGCTACCTGGTCTCCCTCTTCTTCGCGGTCGCCTTCTACGCCTCCGTGCTCGTGCACGAGCTGGCCCACACCGTCGCCGCCCTGCGCTTCAAGCTGCCGGTGCGCCGCATCCAGCTCCAGTTCTTCGGAGGCGTCTCCGAGATCGAGAAGGAGTGCGAGACCCCCGGCCGCGAGTTCGTCCTCGCCTTCGTCGGCCCGCTGCTCTCCCTGCTCCTCGCCGGGGTCTTCTACGGCGCGATGTACGCCGCCGAGCCCGGCACGGTCCCGGGCGTCCTGCTCGCCGGCCTGATGATCTCCAACCTCATCGTCGCCGCCTTCAACCTGCTGCCCGGCCTCCCGCTCGACGGGGGCCGCATGCTCCGCGCCGTGGTCTGGAAGATCACCGGCAAGCCCATGACCGGCACCGTCGCCGCCGCCTGGGTCGGCCGGGCCCTCGCCGTCACCGTCCTCATCGGCCTCCCGCTGCTCACCCACACCGGCGCCCTCGGCAACGCGACCGAGGACATCAGCGGCCTGGAAACCGTCACCGACGCGCTCCTGGCCGCGATCCTCGCCGCCATCATCTGGACGGGGGCCGGCAACAGCCTCCGGATGGCCCGGCTCCGCGAACACCTCCCCGAGCTGCGCGCCCGCACCCTCACCCGCCGCGCCGTCCCGGTCGAGCCCGCCACCCCGCTGTCCGAGGCCCTCCGCCGCGCCAACGAGGCGGGCGCGCGCGCCCTCGTGGTCGTCGACGGCGAGGGCGAGCCGACCGCGCTCGTCCGTGAGACCGCCATCGTCGGCGTCCCCCAGCACCGCCGTCCCTGGGTCGCCGTCAGCGGTCTCGCCCAGGACCTCACCGAGGGCATGCGGGTCCCCGCGGACCTCGCGGGCGAGGCGCTGCTGGACGCCCTGCGGGCCACCCCGGCCACCGAGTACCTGGTGGTGGAGGAGTCCGGCGCCATCTACGGCGTCCTGTCCACCGCGGACGTCGAGCGGGCCTTCGTCCAGGCCATGGCACGGCCGGGTTCCTGA
- a CDS encoding tRNA (adenine-N1)-methyltransferase, whose translation MSEPTGAARRRGPFEVGDQVQLTDPKGRHYTFTLEAGKNFHTHKGSFPHDELIGAPEGSVVRTTGNVAYLALRPLLPDYVLSMPRGAAVVYPKDAGQILAFADIFPGARVVEAGVGSGSLSSFLLRAIGDDGMLHSYERREDFAEIAKGNVERYFGGPHPAWQLTVGDLQDNLSDTDVDRVILDMLAPWECLEAVSKALVPGGILCCYVATTTQLARTVESIREIGCYAEPQPWESMIRNWHVEGLAVRPDHRMIGHTGFLVTARRLADGVEPPMRRRRPAKGAYGDDYEGPNKG comes from the coding sequence ATGTCCGAACCGACCGGTGCCGCCCGCCGTCGCGGGCCCTTCGAAGTCGGGGACCAGGTCCAGCTCACCGACCCCAAGGGACGCCACTACACGTTCACGCTCGAGGCCGGGAAGAATTTTCACACCCACAAGGGTTCCTTCCCGCACGACGAGCTGATCGGTGCTCCCGAGGGCAGTGTTGTCCGTACCACGGGAAACGTCGCCTACCTCGCGCTGCGCCCCCTGCTCCCCGACTACGTCCTGTCCATGCCCCGCGGCGCCGCCGTGGTCTACCCCAAGGACGCGGGGCAGATCCTGGCCTTCGCCGACATCTTCCCCGGCGCGCGCGTCGTCGAGGCCGGTGTGGGCTCCGGCTCGCTCAGCAGCTTCCTGCTCCGCGCCATCGGCGACGACGGCATGCTGCACTCCTACGAGCGCCGCGAGGACTTCGCCGAGATCGCCAAGGGCAACGTCGAGCGCTACTTCGGCGGCCCGCACCCCGCCTGGCAGCTCACCGTCGGCGACCTCCAGGACAACCTCTCCGACACCGACGTGGACCGGGTCATCCTGGACATGCTCGCCCCCTGGGAGTGCCTGGAGGCCGTCTCCAAGGCCCTCGTTCCCGGCGGCATCCTGTGCTGCTACGTGGCGACCACCACGCAGCTCGCCCGCACTGTGGAGTCCATCCGCGAGATCGGCTGCTACGCCGAGCCGCAGCCGTGGGAGTCGATGATCCGCAACTGGCACGTCGAGGGCCTGGCCGTGCGCCCCGACCACCGGATGATCGGGCACACCGGCTTCCTGGTCACCGCCCGCCGCCTCGCGGACGGTGTGGAGCCCCCGATGCGCCGCCGCCGCCCCGCCAAGGGCGCGTACGGCGACGACTACGAAGGCCCCAACAAGGGCTGA
- a CDS encoding ferredoxin translates to MTVQHEAPTTGAGEALEVWIDQDLCTGDGICAQYAPEVFELDIDGLAYVKSSDDELLQDPGATTPVPLPLLQDVVDSAKECPGDCIHVRRVSDRVEVYGPDAE, encoded by the coding sequence ATGACCGTGCAGCACGAGGCTCCGACCACGGGCGCCGGCGAGGCCCTGGAGGTCTGGATCGACCAGGACCTCTGCACCGGCGACGGAATCTGCGCCCAGTACGCGCCCGAGGTCTTCGAGCTGGACATCGACGGCCTGGCGTACGTGAAGAGCTCCGACGACGAGCTGCTCCAGGACCCGGGCGCCACCACACCCGTTCCGCTGCCCCTGCTCCAGGACGTCGTGGACTCCGCCAAGGAGTGCCCGGGCGACTGCATCCACGTACGCCGCGTTTCGGACAGGGTCGAGGTCTACGGCCCTGACGCGGAGTGA
- the arc gene encoding proteasome ATPase codes for MAAHDDDINRGIRPGRGSEDPAGQVAYLEQEIAVLRRKLADSPRHTRILEERIVELQTNLAGVSAQNERLANTLREARDQIVALKEEVDRLAQPPAGFGVFLQSNEDGTCDIFTGGRKLRVNVSPSVELDELRRGQELMLNEALNVVEAMEFERAGDIVTLKEILEDGERALVIGHTDEERVVRLAEPLLDTTIRPGDALLLEPRSGYVYEVIPKSEVEELVLEEVPDVDYTKIGGLGNQIELIRDAVELPYLYPDLFQEHELRPPKGILLYGPPGCGKTLIAKAVANSLAKKVAEVTGQPAGKSYFLNIKGPELLNKYVGETERHIRLVFQRAREKASEGTPVIVFFDEMESLFRTRGSGVSSDVENTIVPQLLAEIDGVEGLENVIVIGASNREDMIDPAILRPGRLDVKIKIERPDAEAAKDIFAKYLTSSLPLHSDDLAEHNGSKEAAAQAMIQSVVEQMYAESEENRFLEVTYANGDKEVLYFKDFNSGAMIQNIVDRAKKMAIKAFLDHNQKGLRVSHLLQACVDEFKENEDLPNTTNPDDWARISGKKGERIVFIRTLVTGKQGADTGRSIDTVANTGQYL; via the coding sequence GTGGCAGCCCACGACGACGACATCAACCGCGGCATCCGGCCGGGGCGGGGGTCTGAAGACCCTGCCGGCCAGGTTGCCTATCTCGAGCAGGAAATCGCCGTCCTGCGACGTAAGCTCGCCGACTCTCCGCGTCACACGAGGATTCTCGAAGAGCGGATCGTCGAGCTGCAGACCAACCTGGCCGGCGTGTCCGCGCAGAACGAGCGACTCGCCAACACGCTCCGTGAGGCCCGCGACCAGATCGTGGCCCTCAAGGAGGAGGTCGACCGGCTCGCGCAGCCACCGGCCGGCTTCGGTGTGTTCCTGCAGTCGAACGAGGACGGCACGTGCGACATCTTCACCGGGGGCCGCAAGCTCCGGGTGAACGTCAGCCCCAGCGTCGAGCTCGACGAGCTCCGGCGCGGCCAGGAACTGATGCTCAACGAAGCGCTCAACGTGGTCGAGGCCATGGAGTTCGAGCGCGCCGGGGACATCGTCACCCTCAAGGAGATCCTCGAGGACGGCGAGCGCGCCCTGGTGATCGGGCACACCGACGAGGAGCGGGTGGTGAGGCTCGCCGAGCCGCTGCTGGACACCACCATCCGCCCCGGCGACGCCCTGCTGCTGGAGCCCAGGTCCGGCTACGTCTACGAGGTGATCCCGAAGAGCGAGGTCGAGGAGCTCGTCCTCGAGGAGGTCCCGGACGTCGACTACACGAAGATCGGTGGTCTGGGGAACCAGATCGAACTGATCCGTGACGCGGTCGAGCTTCCGTACCTCTACCCCGACCTCTTCCAGGAGCACGAGCTGCGGCCGCCGAAGGGAATCCTCCTCTACGGCCCGCCCGGCTGCGGCAAGACGCTGATCGCGAAGGCCGTCGCCAACTCCCTTGCCAAGAAGGTCGCCGAGGTGACCGGGCAGCCCGCGGGGAAGAGCTACTTCCTCAACATCAAGGGCCCCGAGCTCCTCAACAAGTACGTCGGCGAGACCGAGCGGCACATCCGCCTGGTCTTCCAGCGTGCTCGTGAGAAGGCGAGCGAGGGCACCCCGGTGATCGTCTTCTTCGACGAGATGGAGTCCCTCTTCCGCACCCGTGGCTCCGGTGTCAGCTCGGACGTGGAGAACACCATCGTCCCGCAGCTGCTCGCCGAGATCGACGGTGTGGAGGGCCTGGAGAACGTCATCGTCATCGGCGCCTCCAACCGCGAGGACATGATCGACCCCGCCATCCTCCGGCCGGGCCGTCTCGACGTGAAGATCAAGATCGAGCGTCCGGACGCCGAGGCCGCGAAGGACATCTTCGCCAAGTACCTGACATCCTCGCTGCCGCTGCACTCCGACGACCTGGCCGAGCACAATGGGTCCAAGGAAGCCGCGGCCCAGGCGATGATCCAGTCGGTCGTGGAGCAGATGTACGCGGAGTCGGAGGAGAACCGGTTCCTCGAGGTCACGTACGCCAACGGCGACAAGGAAGTCCTGTACTTCAAGGACTTCAATTCCGGCGCGATGATCCAGAACATCGTCGACCGGGCGAAGAAGATGGCCATCAAGGCCTTCCTCGACCACAACCAGAAGGGCCTCCGGGTCTCCCACCTCCTCCAGGCCTGCGTGGACGAGTTCAAGGAGAACGAGGACCTGCCGAACACCACCAACCCGGACGACTGGGCCCGGATCTCCGGAAAGAAGGGCGAGCGGATCGTATTCATCCGCACACTCGTCACCGGAAAGCAGGGCGCCGACACCGGTCGGTCCATCGACACGGTGGCGAACACCGGTCAGTACCTGTAG
- the dop gene encoding depupylase/deamidase Dop, with the protein MTVRRVMGIETEYGISVPGHPNANAMLTSSQIVNAYAAAMHRARRARWDFEEENPLRDARGFDLAREAADSSQLTDEDIGLANVILTNGARLYVDHAHPEYSAPEVTNPRDAVLWDKAGERIMAEAAERAAQLPGAQPIHLYKNNTDNKGASYGTHENYLMKRETPFSDIVRHLTPFFVSRQVVTGAGRVGIGQDGHEHGFQLSQRADYFEVEVGLETTLKRPIINTRDEPHADAEKYRRLHVIIGDANLSEISTYLKLGTTALVLSMIEDGFITVDLAVDQPVRTLHQVSHDPSLQYLITLRSGRTLTAVQLQMEYFELARKYVEERFGADADEQTKDVLVRWEDTLNRLENDPMSLAGELDWVAKRELMEGYRRRDDLDWDAARLHLVDLQYADVRPDKGLYNRLVARGRMKRLLDEETVTRAQSKPPEDTRAYFRGRCLEQYADDVAAASWDSVIFDLPGRDSLQRVPTLEPLRGTRNHVKELLDRCRTAEDLVRVLSGH; encoded by the coding sequence ATGACCGTACGGCGAGTAATGGGCATCGAGACGGAGTACGGGATCTCCGTCCCCGGTCACCCGAACGCCAATGCCATGCTCACCTCGTCCCAGATCGTCAACGCCTACGCGGCGGCGATGCACCGGGCGCGGCGCGCCCGCTGGGACTTCGAGGAGGAGAATCCGCTGCGGGACGCCCGCGGCTTCGACCTCGCCCGCGAGGCCGCCGATTCCAGCCAGCTCACGGACGAGGACATCGGCCTGGCCAATGTGATCCTCACCAATGGCGCACGGCTCTACGTCGACCACGCCCACCCCGAGTACAGCGCGCCCGAGGTCACCAATCCGCGCGACGCCGTCCTGTGGGACAAGGCCGGCGAGCGGATCATGGCGGAGGCCGCGGAGCGGGCGGCCCAGCTCCCGGGCGCCCAGCCGATCCACCTCTACAAGAACAACACCGACAACAAGGGCGCCTCCTACGGCACGCACGAGAACTACCTGATGAAGCGGGAGACCCCCTTCTCGGACATCGTGCGCCACCTGACGCCCTTCTTCGTCTCCCGCCAGGTCGTCACGGGCGCCGGCCGCGTCGGCATCGGGCAGGACGGGCACGAGCACGGCTTCCAGCTCAGCCAGCGAGCCGACTACTTCGAGGTCGAGGTCGGCCTGGAGACCACGCTCAAGCGCCCGATCATCAACACCCGGGACGAGCCCCACGCCGACGCCGAGAAGTACCGCCGGCTCCATGTGATCATCGGCGACGCCAACCTCTCCGAGATCTCGACGTACCTCAAGCTGGGCACGACGGCCCTGGTGCTGTCGATGATCGAGGACGGCTTCATCACGGTCGACCTGGCCGTCGACCAGCCGGTGCGCACCCTGCACCAGGTGTCCCACGACCCGTCCCTCCAGTACCTGATCACGCTCCGCAGCGGCCGCACCCTCACCGCCGTACAACTCCAGATGGAGTACTTCGAGCTGGCCCGCAAGTACGTCGAGGAGCGGTTCGGCGCCGACGCCGACGAGCAGACCAAGGACGTGCTGGTCAGGTGGGAGGACACGCTCAACCGGCTGGAGAACGATCCGATGAGCCTGGCCGGTGAGCTGGACTGGGTCGCCAAGCGCGAGCTCATGGAGGGCTACCGTCGGCGGGACGACCTGGACTGGGACGCCGCCCGGCTGCACCTGGTGGACCTCCAGTACGCCGACGTGCGCCCCGACAAGGGCCTCTACAACCGTCTGGTGGCCCGTGGGCGGATGAAGCGGCTGCTGGACGAGGAAACGGTCACGCGGGCCCAGTCGAAGCCTCCTGAGGACACCAGGGCCTATTTCCGGGGCCGGTGCCTGGAGCAGTACGCCGACGACGTCGCCGCGGCCTCCTGGGACTCGGTGATCTTCGACCTGCCGGGCCGTGACTCCCTGCAGCGCGTACCGACGCTGGAACCGTTGCGCGGTACACGTAACCATGTGAAGGAGCTCCTGGACCGGTGCCGCACGGCCGAGGACCTGGTCCGCGTGCTGTCCGGCCACTGA
- a CDS encoding ubiquitin-like protein Pup, with product MATKDTGGGQQKATRSTEEVEEQAQDAQASEDLKERQEKLSDDVDSVLDEIDDVLEENAEDFVRSFVQKGGE from the coding sequence ATGGCGACCAAGGACACCGGCGGCGGGCAGCAGAAGGCCACACGTTCCACCGAGGAGGTCGAGGAGCAGGCGCAGGACGCGCAGGCGTCCGAGGACCTCAAGGAGCGCCAGGAGAAGCTGTCCGACGACGTCGACTCCGTACTCGACGAGATCGACGACGTCCTCGAGGAGAACGCCGAGGACTTCGTACGGTCCTTCGTGCAAAAGGGCGGAGAGTAG
- the prcB gene encoding proteasome subunit beta has protein sequence MEANPRSTGRLPAAFLTPGSSSFMDFLADHSPELLPGKRTLPPLQGAIEAPHGTTIVATTFPGGVVLAGDRRATMGNMIAQRDIEKVFPADEYSAVGIAGTAGLAVEMVKLFQLELEHFEKVEGVQLSLEGKANRLSTMIRSNLGMAMQGLAVVPLFAGWDIEREKGRIFSYDVTGGRSEEHGFAATGSGSIFARGAMKKLYRDDLTEQQAITLVVQALYDAADDDSATGGPDVARRIYPIVTVITDEGFRRLTEAESSETARAILERRLEQPDGPRAALL, from the coding sequence GTGGAAGCCAACCCTCGTAGCACCGGGCGTCTGCCGGCAGCCTTCCTGACGCCCGGCTCCTCCTCGTTCATGGACTTCCTGGCCGACCACTCGCCCGAGCTGCTGCCCGGGAAGCGGACGCTGCCGCCCCTGCAGGGCGCCATCGAAGCCCCGCACGGCACGACCATCGTCGCCACCACCTTCCCCGGCGGTGTGGTGCTCGCCGGTGACCGCCGCGCCACGATGGGCAACATGATCGCCCAGCGCGACATCGAGAAGGTGTTCCCGGCCGACGAGTACTCGGCGGTGGGCATCGCCGGCACCGCCGGTCTCGCCGTGGAGATGGTGAAGCTCTTCCAGCTGGAGCTGGAGCACTTCGAGAAGGTCGAGGGGGTCCAGCTCTCCCTGGAGGGCAAGGCGAACCGCCTCTCCACGATGATCCGCAGCAACCTCGGCATGGCCATGCAGGGCCTCGCCGTCGTGCCGCTCTTCGCCGGCTGGGACATCGAGCGAGAGAAGGGCCGCATCTTCAGTTACGACGTGACGGGCGGCCGGTCCGAGGAGCACGGCTTCGCCGCCACCGGCTCCGGCTCGATCTTCGCCCGGGGCGCGATGAAGAAGCTCTACCGCGACGACCTGACGGAGCAGCAGGCCATCACCCTGGTCGTGCAGGCGCTCTACGACGCGGCGGACGACGACTCGGCGACCGGCGGCCCCGACGTGGCCCGGCGGATCTACCCGATCGTCACCGTGATCACCGACGAGGGCTTCCGCCGGCTCACCGAGGCCGAGTCCTCCGAGACCGCCCGCGCGATCCTGGAGCGCCGCCTCGAACAGCCCGACGGCCCGCGCGCCGCGCTGCTCTGA
- the prcA gene encoding proteasome subunit alpha yields MTTPFYVSPAQAMQDRAEYARKGIARGRSLVVLQYADGIVFVGENPSRALHKFSEIYDRIGFAAAGKYNEYENLRIGGVRYADLRGYTYDRDDVTARGLANVYAQTLGTIFSSAGEKPYEVELVVAEVGTSPEGDQIYRLPHDGSIVDEHGSVAVGGNAEQISSFLDQRHRDGMSLAEALKLAVQALSRDTNGSEREIPAERLEVAILDRTRPQQRKFKRIVGRQLSRLLEADAAASTPTDAPSDEEPEESED; encoded by the coding sequence GTGACGACGCCGTTCTATGTCTCGCCCGCCCAGGCCATGCAGGACCGGGCGGAATACGCCCGCAAGGGCATCGCCCGTGGACGCAGCCTGGTTGTGCTGCAGTACGCCGACGGCATCGTCTTCGTCGGTGAGAACCCGTCCCGTGCGCTGCACAAGTTCAGCGAGATCTACGACCGGATCGGTTTCGCCGCGGCCGGTAAGTACAACGAGTACGAGAACCTGCGGATCGGCGGCGTGCGGTACGCGGACCTGCGCGGGTACACCTACGACCGTGACGACGTGACGGCCCGCGGCCTCGCCAACGTCTACGCCCAGACGCTGGGCACCATCTTCTCCAGCGCGGGCGAGAAGCCCTACGAGGTGGAGCTGGTCGTCGCCGAGGTGGGCACCTCCCCCGAGGGCGACCAGATCTACCGCCTGCCGCACGACGGATCGATCGTGGACGAGCACGGCTCGGTCGCGGTCGGCGGCAACGCCGAGCAGATCAGCAGCTTCCTCGACCAGCGGCACCGCGACGGCATGTCGCTCGCCGAGGCGCTGAAGCTGGCCGTGCAGGCACTGTCCAGGGACACCAACGGCAGCGAGCGGGAGATCCCCGCGGAGCGGCTCGAGGTGGCGATCCTGGACCGCACGCGCCCGCAGCAGCGCAAGTTCAAGCGGATCGTGGGACGCCAGCTGTCCCGCCTCCTGGAGGCGGACGCCGCGGCGTCCACCCCCACCGACGCGCCCTCCGACGAGGAGCCGGAGGAGTCGGAGGACTGA
- a CDS encoding LacI family DNA-binding transcriptional regulator, translated as MHHPDPAAPDPSSPPATGPAGAPEEPAPVPARPTSRDVARVAGVSQATVSLVLGDKWRGRVSERTARLVREAAGELGYRPNLAARNLRLGRTRTALLVVPALTNEFFARVYTGAAAVAARHGFGVVLYPSPEGVGPARDPFASARAALDGVIASSMAADALRAIRGTDLPLVMLDSDPADADAAAHVNLDIGDGMRQVTDHLLALGHRRFVHLSSAVPSWTFHVRGGALAARLGGLSDVSVTTVPAPLEVNGAREAAERALTAPGPRPTALICDDDIVAAGACKAVRRLGLRVPEDVSVTGFDDLALATAVEPELTTVRLPAERIGERGMTALLDVLAGRPPQGGDLPVTLMPRGSTGPSPAP; from the coding sequence GTGCACCACCCGGACCCAGCGGCCCCCGACCCCTCGTCCCCGCCGGCGACCGGCCCCGCGGGCGCGCCGGAGGAACCGGCTCCGGTCCCCGCCCGCCCCACCAGCCGTGACGTCGCCCGGGTCGCGGGGGTGTCCCAGGCGACCGTGTCGCTGGTCCTCGGCGACAAGTGGCGCGGGCGGGTCTCGGAGCGCACCGCGCGGCTCGTGCGGGAGGCGGCCGGCGAGCTGGGCTACCGGCCCAATCTCGCGGCGCGCAACCTCCGCCTGGGGCGCACCAGGACCGCGCTGCTGGTGGTGCCCGCGCTCACCAACGAGTTCTTCGCCCGCGTCTACACGGGTGCCGCCGCCGTGGCCGCCCGGCACGGGTTCGGGGTGGTCCTCTACCCCTCCCCCGAGGGCGTCGGCCCGGCGAGGGACCCGTTCGCGTCCGCGCGGGCGGCGCTCGACGGGGTGATCGCCTCCTCGATGGCCGCCGACGCGCTGCGGGCGATCCGCGGCACCGACCTGCCGCTGGTGATGCTGGACAGCGACCCGGCGGACGCGGACGCCGCCGCCCACGTCAACCTCGACATCGGCGACGGCATGCGGCAGGTGACGGACCATCTCCTGGCGCTGGGTCACCGTCGCTTCGTCCACCTGTCGTCCGCCGTGCCGTCCTGGACGTTCCACGTCCGCGGCGGAGCCCTCGCCGCCCGCCTGGGCGGCCTGAGCGACGTGTCCGTGACGACCGTCCCGGCGCCGCTGGAGGTGAACGGGGCGCGTGAGGCCGCCGAGCGGGCTCTGACCGCGCCCGGGCCGCGCCCGACGGCACTGATCTGCGACGACGACATCGTGGCGGCGGGCGCCTGCAAGGCGGTACGCCGGCTGGGGCTCCGGGTGCCGGAGGACGTGTCGGTGACCGGCTTCGACGACCTGGCGCTCGCCACGGCGGTCGAACCCGAGCTGACCACGGTCCGGCTCCCGGCGGAACGGATCGGCGAGCGCGGTATGACGGCCCTGCTGGACGTCCTGGCGGGCCGCCCACCGCAGGGCGGCGACCTCCCGGTCACCCTGATGCCCCGCGGCTCCACCGGCCCGTCCCCGGCCCCCTGA